AATTTTTTATCTCCCTGTTTTTAGCAATATCATTGCGTCTGTAACAACACCTCTGCATCCAAATGTTCAAATAATTAACAATTCCCTGACACAGGCGATACCACCTATGTTGAATCCCATCATATACACTCTAAAGACAGAGGAGGTCATGCAATCCATAAAAGAACTGTTCAAACGAAGCACAGTGAACACTACTAGAAAAAGAGAAATGAAATGCAGTAggctaaattaaaaataactacaGGATCTGATCAGTGTGTGAATAAGAAATGAGGTGCATTTTGCCTTCCACAATATTGGTTTTAGTTGACTTTACCTGCCTGAAAGAAAGATTTACTTGTACGTTGACTACAAATATTTGACTGGTTTCATAAACTgtgataatttaataaatatgtaatttaacaGAGTTGATTGATTGTGTATGTAGATGTTGTAAGTAACTCATTGGGTCATAAACAGCCTCTGGGCTTAAGAAAATTGCTTTGTGATTGCTTCCTTTATTCAAAACAATGCAAACATAATTTCAGTCTAAAATTAAAgctttaaaaatattcaaatttttTATGCAGTGACTAAGTAACAATATGTCAATTTGCATTACATTTGCTTTCCAtataacaaatgttttaaaaaatatattctgCATAATGTTTGTTATCCTTATGAACCGAAATCTTCACAGAACAGAAGCAGAACATTAAACTGTAGAAAAGCATGGAGGAAACATAACCAAGAACACACTGacatcaaacaaacagaaaCTGAGGGAACTGCAATTAGGCCtatattataatgagaacagtAACTGAAATATGACGTAATGAGACATTCTGTAATTAGAAGATTGTGGGGACTTTAATAGGGGCATTAATTggaagcaaagaaaaaaagaggagCTTTCTGGATAGTGGCACTGTTGCTTTACTCCTTCCCCTTCAGAAACCAAAATCAGAAACCATAGTAACAAACAAAGACGAGGACATTGGCAGCCAGGGGTACGTTTCTCAAAAGCATCATTAGCCAACTAACAACGCATGTTCCATCATTACTAACATAGTTCAATGATTTGGTATTTCCCGAAACCACAGTTCAAATGAACAttcgcaaacttgtgtggttggaacgacagctctcAAGCATAgcttcttgtttttatgacatgtggacttaaaggtgctctaagcgatcctgggtggagtaactttctGTTgatgttcgaagtgttgtcaaacaaaacagaggctagctagaccctccctcctcctcctcctccgtgcttcctgaaacagtcatgaacgcgcatttaaaatcattctggtcggttattggctggagcatgtttattatgttttgtggtccagtctgcaccaggtagtttttgttgccgtttttggagcttgtggcgactatagagaccgtgtttttttttacagtgtgttcaggggacaggcagctagcggatagtgaggagatgtttgctgtatgtgacaaaaaatgttttggcctgaaaatgcatgacatcgcttagagcgaCTTTAATAAATAGTTATCTTGAGCAAGATAAGCAAACTGAcagtaagtacaatgtatatcttttatttacaaacgtcatttacatattttagtttgtcaagagattttaagcactgtttttgaagagtgcgcatGTGCGTACATGCTGTATTACGTAAGAACAAGCCTATtataactgagaaaaatgagaattagtcctcagatgccatgtccataatttatagcaaaaaTCTAGCAAGAATTCGATCTCCAACGaaagttattactccaccactTGCATTACATCATTCACCAATGTGGCTCAATGACAGTTTTGTGACTAGCTAATTGATTAGTTCAACGATGGATCGTACAGATCGTACAGTTACCTCACTGTACAGGAAACGCAAAATGCACAAACGCAGAACAGTGAAAACTAAACCAAAACAGAACATGACATGACCTTGTATTTAGTTTTAAAATCAGTTGTACTTAATTGAAATCTTACATGATTAGGCCTATAATATAATGGAAATGTTGAAATGCGACATAATGAGACTTTCTGTTATGAAAAGTTTGTTTGTGGGGTATTTAATTGGGACATTAATTAGATGCAAAAAAAAGAGGAGCTTTCTAGACATTGGCACTGTTGCTTTACTCCTGTCCCTTCTTGCTCGAGTCTATAGGGAGAAGCGTCGCTCTATCAGCTAAAGTCCCAAGATCAAGACAATGATCTATTATAAATGTGTCTGATAGCTGGTAGAATAATGAGATTCTGGCAGCTTAGTAGAAGGTTGAGTATAAACCGTATGTTTCTTCGCTTTTCTCTCTAAACCTTTTACTACAATGAgcaattactttattaatattagTTCAATAGGGTTATATCAAAGAACATCTAAGAATTTTTGTCTATAAATGCACTGTGAATGGGAAATGAAATCATTATTTGAATATTCTGTGTTACAATTCTTCATCACAGGTCACAAAAAGCCAGACAACAGCTATCATGAGCTCCACGCAGTCAAACTCCTCTGCAAACGTGACCTTTGTTCGTCCTGCAACATTTTTCATCAATTCTAATATTCCACATGCAAAATACTACTATGTGTTCTTGTCTTTGGTGTATGTTGTGACTGTTTTAGGGAATTCATTTATCATGTATATCATTTATTTGGCCCGTAGACTTCACACAGCCAAATACATGGCTGTTTTCCATCTGGCCCTTGCTGATCTGTGTGTAAGCTCGGCTTTGATTCCAAAAGTCATagacacatttttatttgagCACCATGACATTTCATATGAAGCGTGCTtggaaaattcattttttgtatatCATTTCATGAACGTGGAGTCTTTGACACTACTTGTCTTGGCTTATGACAGACTGGTTGCAATTTGTTTTCCTCTACATTACCATTCCATTGTAACAAGAAAAACAATGTTTCTAATCTTAGGTGTAATGTGGATTTTTTCTGTGACACAGTTTTCTGTACTCACAGGTTTGGTGAATAGACTCTCTTTTTGTATATCGAATGTAATTGATAGTTATTTTTGTGATCATGGCATTATCTATAGAATAGCATGCAATGATAATTCTATAAATATTCTGATggtaaaaattaattttggtCTCCTGATTTGCACACCGCTGATACTGATCTTCATCTCATATTTCTGCATTGCTCTGGCTTTGCTTAAGATTGCTCATGGTGCTGAACGGATCAAAGCCATGAAAACCTGCACCTCACATCTCATGTTGGTGGTAATCAGTTATATCCCAATTTTATGCAATCATATTGCATCCTTTACAACACCTATCCATCCGAACACCCGGTTCATTAACAATTCCCTGACGCAGACAATACCACCTATGCTGAATCCCATCATATACACTCTGAAGTCAGACGAGGTCATGCAATCAATAAAAGAACTGTATAAACGAAACAAGGTGAACTCTACAAAAAGAATGAAATGTAGTAGGagaaattcaaaacaaaaattacaggTTTGAACCTAATCAGCTGTGATCATTCAACAAATATCTATTTTAACAGAGCTGACTGATTTCGTATGTTTGATGTTGTAACAGAAACTGTGTTGTAAACAGGCCAAATATGTTTAAAACCTCAGGGTTGAAACCTAGCAGAGCTGCTTTGTGATTGCTTCCTTTGTTTGATAACAAcatataaaacatttcagaTTTAGAATTTATTCTGCTTCATGTTTGTTATCCTGATGAACAAACATATTCACACTTCAGAATATATTGATGTCTTGAATGAATCATTAGCTGGCATTTGTTTGAGCTCTGATGACTGTGACCCACAGACAGTTTCTGAATTAAATATACAGAGATTTactttttactttactttttttttacagcagttACAAAGTTTCTATGGTACATTTATGGAATGTGTGATCATGGCTCTCTCCTCTAAAATAAGTGGAGCTGATCATGTTTCATTCAGGGAATGTGTTTAACCATCACAGATTTCTGCTTATCAAACACCCAGAATCCCCTTCTTAGGAAATGGAGTGGGCTTTATTGTCACATGGTCCCTCCTTTTGCAGGGGAAATCTCCCAGCCTGTAATTTACTTTCCCGCTGAATTTGAGCCAAGAGTTTTCTGCCTTTGAGTGTTCTCAGGAAACACTCAGACTGATGGCTGTGGCCTTGGCAGTGTGCCAACTGGGACTGATTGATGTTCTCACCCAGCATGGACGGCACCCCTTGGAAAACCCTTTGAAGTGTGTTTATAAGACTTGTGAAATAGTTGTCAaatt
The nucleotide sequence above comes from Chanodichthys erythropterus isolate Z2021 chromosome 10, ASM2448905v1, whole genome shotgun sequence. Encoded proteins:
- the LOC137029558 gene encoding olfactory receptor 1496-like, coding for MSSTQSNSSANVTFVRPATFFINSNIPHAKYYYVFLSLVYVVTVLGNSFIMYIIYLARRLHTAKYMAVFHLALADLCVSSALIPKVIDTFLFEHHDISYEACLENSFFVYHFMNVESLTLLVLAYDRLVAICFPLHYHSIVTRKTMFLILGVMWIFSVTQFSVLTGLVNRLSFCISNVIDSYFCDHGIIYRIACNDNSINILMVKINFGLLICTPLILIFISYFCIALALLKIAHGAERIKAMKTCTSHLMLVVISYIPILCNHIASFTTPIHPNTRFINNSLTQTIPPMLNPIIYTLKSDEVMQSIKELYKRNKVNSTKRMKCSRRNSKQKLQV